AGAGCCGCAAGTATACGGCAGTGAGACCCTCAATGATATTGACAGGAATATTAATGAAAGGGCCAGGGGATATGATCTGTCTGTCGAAACTTTTCAGTCCAATTCGGAAGGGGACCTGGTAGATAAAATTCAGAAATCGATAAATGAAACTTCTCTCATCATTATCAATCCTGCCGCCTATACACATACAAGCGTCGCCATCAGGGACGCCCTGCTGGCAACGTCAATACCCGCCATTGAAGTTCATCTCTCAAATATCCATAAAAGGGAAGATTTCAGGAAGAAATCACTCGTCTCCGACATTGTTGTGGGCCACATATCAGGCTTTGGTCCCTTCGGCTATCTGATGGCCGTCGATGCGGCTGCTGATTATATGAAGGGCGGACGGTAAGAGCGGCAGTAGCCGGTTGCAAAGACGAATGAAAAGTGATACTATCCCTCAACGTGAAAGAGTTTCAAGGTACCATGCTCTTTCCCGCCTTCTCGACAAAATTAATGCAGATGCGGTCTTGCTGACGGACCTGAACAGTATCCGGTACTTTTCGGGCTTTACGGGGAGTTCCGCCTTATTGCTCTTTGAAAAAGACAGGGCGACCTTTCTTACCGATGGTCGCTATGAAACACAGTCAAAGGCCCAGGTCAAAGGCGCCGGGATCGTAATCTTCAAAAAGATGCTCAATGCCGTTAAGTCACTTGCTGTTGAGCATAAATTAAATAAAATTGCCTTTGAGTCCGCCCATATGACTTATTCTCTCTGGACTGATCTTCAGCAAAGTTTGGGAAATGCAGAACTCATTCCCTTGAAAGATGAGACCCGAAAGATGCGTTATGTAAAGGACCGCTATGAAGTCGACGCTATGAAGAAGGGGGCCGTTCTTGCCAGAGAGGCCTTTCTTGCCGTTAAAGACAGGGTGCGGGCCGGTGTAAGGGAAAAGGAAATTGCCCTTGAGCTTGAAGTGGAAGCAAGAAAAAGAGGGGCAGATAAGGTCGCCTTTGATATTATTGTTGCTTCAGGAGAGAATTCGGCCCTTCCTCATGCTGTTCCCGGTGAAAGGGAGGTCCGGCCGGGTGATCTTGTCGTTCTTGATTTCGGTGTTCTCCTCGATGGTTATCATACTGATGAGACCTGCACCTTCCGTGTTGGAGATGTGGGAGGAAAGGCTGATGAAATATACAACATCGTTAAAGCGGCCCATGATCTGGCCATTGCCGCAGTCAGACCGGGAATGAAGGCGTCGGATGTTGATAAAGTGGCCAGGGATTATATAAGTGAAAAGGGTTACGGGCAATATTTCGGGCACGGTACGGGCCATGGTGTGGGCCTTGAAATTCATGAACTCCCTGTGATTTCGGGAGTAAGTGATGAGCTTATACAAGAGGGAATGGTTTTTACCATAGAGCCCGGCATATACCTTCCCTCTTTGGGAGGTGTCAGGATTGAAGATATGGTCCTCGTTACCGGTGAGGGCTGCGAGATTATTACAGAGTGTAACAAATTCATGTGAGGTTAAAGTATGTATTCAACACCGGATTTTAGAAAAGGATTAAAGGTTGAGCTTGATGGAACGC
The sequence above is drawn from the Deltaproteobacteria bacterium genome and encodes:
- the aroQ gene encoding type II 3-dehydroquinate dehydratase — encoded protein: MRKILVIHGPNLNMLGSREPQVYGSETLNDIDRNINERARGYDLSVETFQSNSEGDLVDKIQKSINETSLIIINPAAYTHTSVAIRDALLATSIPAIEVHLSNIHKREDFRKKSLVSDIVVGHISGFGPFGYLMAVDAAADYMKGGR
- a CDS encoding Xaa-Pro peptidase family protein, translating into MKSDTIPQRERVSRYHALSRLLDKINADAVLLTDLNSIRYFSGFTGSSALLLFEKDRATFLTDGRYETQSKAQVKGAGIVIFKKMLNAVKSLAVEHKLNKIAFESAHMTYSLWTDLQQSLGNAELIPLKDETRKMRYVKDRYEVDAMKKGAVLAREAFLAVKDRVRAGVREKEIALELEVEARKRGADKVAFDIIVASGENSALPHAVPGEREVRPGDLVVLDFGVLLDGYHTDETCTFRVGDVGGKADEIYNIVKAAHDLAIAAVRPGMKASDVDKVARDYISEKGYGQYFGHGTGHGVGLEIHELPVISGVSDELIQEGMVFTIEPGIYLPSLGGVRIEDMVLVTGEGCEIITECNKFM